In Methanosarcina barkeri MS, a single window of DNA contains:
- the larA gene encoding nickel-dependent lactate racemase: MTTNVKTIPLAFGSGILKLDIPEKNISSIILPSELEIKEEGASLIKKALENPIKSKRLSEIVNPDSRIAIIVSDVTRPTPTAKILPPLLEELYLGGAKNENITIVFALGLHRLQTEEECCQLVGKEIFEKIRCIQHDRKRCKHLGETSFGTPVEVFEEVVDSDVIISTGTLEFHYYAGYGGGGKSILPGVSSEKSILSFHSFYSKLFEGDPLSGRTDSPARKNIEEAARITGLDFILNVVLDSKKEIVDAVAGDLVGAHRKGTEYVDAMYKVPVEPADAVVVSCGGFPKDINLYQATKSLENATSAVKKGGSIILVAECAEGIGNKVYECWNRECRAPEDAVKRFKNHCEFGGHKAAIVGRTAKEFKLYLVSKLPETESRNAFFIPTKSIDEALEKVLSENPDAKIHVMPNGGWTLTVKQ; the protein is encoded by the coding sequence ATGACTACGAATGTAAAAACGATTCCACTTGCGTTTGGAAGCGGGATTTTAAAGCTTGATATCCCTGAGAAAAACATTTCCAGTATTATCTTGCCTTCGGAATTAGAAATAAAGGAAGAAGGGGCTTCCCTAATTAAAAAGGCGCTTGAAAATCCCATTAAAAGCAAAAGGCTTTCTGAGATTGTAAACCCTGATTCGAGAATTGCAATTATCGTAAGCGATGTTACACGGCCAACTCCTACTGCAAAAATTCTTCCTCCTCTACTTGAAGAGCTTTATCTTGGAGGAGCAAAAAACGAGAATATCACTATTGTTTTTGCCCTTGGACTTCATCGTTTACAAACTGAAGAAGAGTGCTGCCAGCTTGTAGGGAAAGAGATCTTTGAAAAAATAAGATGTATCCAGCACGACAGGAAAAGGTGCAAGCATCTCGGGGAGACAAGTTTCGGAACACCTGTAGAGGTTTTTGAAGAAGTAGTAGACTCCGACGTTATCATAAGCACAGGAACGCTGGAATTTCATTATTATGCAGGATATGGAGGAGGAGGGAAGTCCATCCTTCCAGGAGTAAGTTCGGAAAAATCCATTCTCTCATTCCATAGCTTTTATAGCAAACTCTTTGAAGGAGACCCTCTCTCAGGCAGAACCGACAGTCCGGCAAGAAAGAACATAGAGGAAGCTGCAAGGATTACAGGCCTTGACTTTATCCTGAATGTTGTACTTGACAGCAAAAAAGAGATAGTTGATGCCGTTGCAGGCGATTTAGTCGGAGCCCACAGGAAAGGGACAGAGTATGTCGATGCTATGTATAAAGTACCTGTAGAGCCTGCGGATGCTGTAGTTGTTTCCTGCGGTGGTTTTCCAAAGGATATCAATCTTTACCAGGCAACAAAATCACTTGAAAACGCTACCTCTGCCGTAAAAAAAGGAGGTTCAATTATCCTTGTAGCCGAATGTGCCGAGGGAATAGGAAACAAAGTTTATGAGTGCTGGAACAGGGAATGCAGGGCTCCTGAAGATGCAGTCAAACGTTTCAAGAACCATTGTGAGTTCGGTGGGCACAAAGCTGCTATTGTAGGGAGAACTGCAAAAGAATTCAAACTGTATTTGGTATCAAAACTTCCAGAGACGGAAAGTAGAAATGCGTTCTTTATACCGACAAAAAGCATAGATGAAGCG
- the cooS gene encoding anaerobic carbon-monoxide dehydrogenase catalytic subunit, with protein sequence MDKERISYHESVLNMYERIKKDGMTNVWDRYEAQGLGGNPDKRCTFCMGGVRCDLCSNGPCRSDAAKDKRGVCGITADGMAMRMMLLRNVMGASTYHYHTDQTIRTLRETARGNTPYTIMEPEKLRTFASRLGLKTEGSDSEIALRLCEFVEKEFNRPAYEPSRIVEFLAPPERKEKWRALDIFPGGIYGEMMLSTSSCLTNVDGYYASLALKAMRLGIAMGYQSQIVNEYCQDILFGIPRPHNMRVDLGVLDPEYVNVLPNGHEPFIGFAMVQLARKPEWQEKAKTAGAKGLRVIASIETGQEMIQRWEEDNAFYGFTGNWISQEAVFASGSVDLFAADMNCSLPVAPLYAEKYNFKLMPVSELVAFEGIGERLNYNPTEAEKQAAQLLDMAIENFKKRKSSIESVSKLPMKESVVGFSNESILAALGGSFAPLLDAIKNGAIKGIVGMVSCTTLRDYGQDVYSVAVVKELIKRNILVLSLGCGNGAMQVAGLCTPEAREFAGDSLKAVCKALGIPPVLSFGTCTDTGRLADLLGAISRALGGVPIPDLPVAAAAPEYMEQKATIDAIFALALGLYTYVNPVPTVTGAPNLVKLLTEDCRKVTGGVMNVEKDAVKAVDGIEQHIMEKRKNLGI encoded by the coding sequence ATGGACAAAGAAAGAATTTCTTATCACGAATCCGTTCTGAATATGTATGAGCGGATAAAAAAAGACGGGATGACGAATGTCTGGGACCGTTACGAAGCCCAGGGTCTGGGAGGAAATCCAGACAAAAGATGTACTTTCTGTATGGGAGGAGTGCGCTGCGACCTGTGTTCCAACGGGCCATGCCGTTCGGATGCTGCAAAAGACAAAAGAGGAGTATGCGGAATCACTGCCGATGGTATGGCAATGCGGATGATGCTTCTCAGAAATGTGATGGGAGCTTCTACTTACCACTATCATACGGATCAGACCATCAGGACTTTGAGGGAAACTGCCAGAGGCAACACTCCTTATACAATAATGGAACCTGAAAAGTTAAGGACGTTTGCAAGCCGGCTGGGGCTCAAAACCGAAGGATCGGACTCAGAAATTGCTCTTCGCCTTTGTGAGTTTGTAGAAAAGGAGTTTAACAGACCTGCCTACGAACCAAGCCGGATTGTTGAGTTCCTTGCTCCTCCCGAAAGAAAAGAAAAGTGGAGAGCACTGGATATATTTCCAGGTGGAATCTACGGGGAGATGATGCTTTCCACAAGCTCCTGCCTGACAAATGTGGATGGGTATTATGCTAGCCTGGCCTTAAAAGCCATGCGTCTGGGAATTGCAATGGGATACCAGAGCCAGATTGTAAACGAATATTGCCAGGACATCCTTTTTGGAATTCCCAGACCCCACAATATGAGAGTAGACCTTGGCGTGCTTGATCCTGAGTACGTGAACGTGCTCCCTAATGGGCACGAACCATTTATCGGCTTTGCCATGGTCCAGCTTGCCCGAAAACCGGAATGGCAGGAAAAAGCAAAAACTGCAGGAGCAAAGGGACTGAGGGTTATTGCTAGCATTGAAACAGGGCAGGAAATGATCCAGAGATGGGAGGAAGACAATGCTTTCTACGGATTTACAGGCAACTGGATTTCCCAGGAAGCGGTGTTTGCAAGCGGAAGCGTGGATCTCTTTGCAGCAGATATGAACTGTTCTCTTCCTGTTGCTCCCCTTTATGCCGAAAAATACAATTTTAAACTCATGCCTGTAAGTGAACTCGTAGCCTTCGAAGGCATCGGGGAACGCCTGAACTATAATCCCACCGAAGCCGAAAAGCAGGCAGCACAACTTCTGGATATGGCGATTGAAAATTTCAAAAAACGAAAAAGCTCGATAGAATCCGTTTCGAAGCTCCCTATGAAAGAATCTGTGGTAGGCTTTTCAAACGAGAGCATCCTTGCAGCGCTTGGAGGCAGCTTTGCCCCTCTCCTTGATGCTATAAAAAACGGAGCAATTAAAGGAATTGTGGGGATGGTATCCTGTACTACCTTGAGGGACTACGGTCAGGATGTATACAGCGTTGCTGTGGTAAAAGAGCTTATCAAAAGAAATATCCTTGTTCTGTCTCTTGGTTGCGGGAACGGAGCTATGCAAGTGGCAGGCCTCTGTACCCCTGAAGCCAGAGAATTTGCAGGAGACAGCCTAAAAGCCGTATGCAAAGCCCTGGGCATCCCACCAGTGCTAAGCTTTGGGACCTGTACTGATACAGGCAGGCTTGCTGATCTTCTTGGAGCTATCTCCAGAGCCCTCGGAGGAGTTCCAATTCCTGACCTTCCTGTTGCTGCCGCAGCACCTGAGTATATGGAACAGAAAGCCACAATAGATGCTATCTTTGCTCTGGCCCTCGGGCTCTATACTTATGTGAACCCGGTCCCGACAGTCACAGGCGCCCCGAATCTGGTCAAACTGCTTACAGAAGACTGTCGGAAAGTTACAGGCGGGGTCATGAATGTGGAAAAAGATGCAGTAAAAGCCGTTGATGGGATAGAACAACACATTATGGAAAAGAGAAAAAATCTTGGAATCTAA
- a CDS encoding metal-dependent hydrolase, with the protein MAGVKITWLGHSAFLFEAEKKLLIDPFISGNPLAPCIPEELNPDIIAVTHGHRDHLGDTIEIGKRTGCRIISVHEVANYIKSKGVFAEGMGKGGTVNVEGIKLTMTEALHSSSIDASGFSFDGGSPAGFIIQINGHSIYHAGDTGVFGDMKLIGELYEPELALLPIGDKFTMGIKEATKAVELIQPKTVIPMHYSTFDVIKQDPKEFKRAVEAKIDTKVIIMKPGESIDL; encoded by the coding sequence ATGGCTGGCGTAAAGATTACCTGGCTCGGACATTCGGCTTTTTTGTTCGAAGCTGAAAAGAAATTGTTGATCGACCCTTTTATTTCAGGGAACCCACTGGCTCCGTGCATCCCTGAAGAACTGAACCCTGATATAATAGCCGTAACTCACGGGCACCGCGATCACCTTGGAGATACGATCGAAATCGGAAAACGAACCGGATGCCGGATAATCTCTGTTCATGAGGTTGCGAACTATATAAAATCGAAAGGAGTTTTTGCAGAAGGCATGGGCAAGGGCGGTACAGTAAACGTAGAGGGGATAAAGCTAACCATGACCGAAGCGCTCCATTCCTCCTCAATTGATGCCTCAGGTTTTAGTTTCGATGGTGGTTCCCCGGCAGGTTTCATTATACAAATCAACGGACATTCCATCTACCACGCCGGAGACACTGGAGTTTTCGGGGACATGAAGCTCATAGGTGAACTCTATGAACCTGAACTGGCTCTCCTACCCATAGGCGACAAGTTTACAATGGGCATAAAAGAAGCTACAAAAGCCGTAGAACTAATTCAGCCTAAAACTGTAATTCCTATGCACTATAGCACATTTGACGTAATAAAACAGGACCCTAAAGAGTTTAAAAGAGCAGTTGAGGCAAAAATCGATACAAAAGTCATTATCATGAAACCCGGAGAATCTATAGATCTTTGA
- a CDS encoding DUF2117 family protein, with product MKIGLVIHGPEVIDSGEAKRVFDKLSCVGKVEARLGGTMGKVAILDAGLENIINISQHQKPSACIESLFETSDLVCLLNRGKTIETGKVFGKMVAVRLREPEIKPIIQIESPESTDGILIPLNKKAGEYGEYLEKLSEILRLPMESPLSLQSSRVQNSVLVEKCPGTGKIQVIRKLSGVFPGENILVNGTVIGKAFSSKVSIISENGFIVAIEGGEIKEHGLEKLHNYEKRDPVDLAKAWVKSGDLRRSNFSPLQGRKLNVRGQNSGFSSRPAAGRVVLIDHAAEDTFELAVDAELVVTVGDDTTTIAGDILFRLGIPILGITDGDCDRLACQTAIFPGSIVLRLAAGNDDILGKKLKQKLLGGENSAVLEDVYAFKEDVLKLAEPLIEAVFEY from the coding sequence ATGAAAATCGGTCTGGTAATACATGGTCCCGAAGTTATTGATTCGGGAGAGGCTAAAAGAGTTTTTGACAAGCTTTCCTGTGTGGGCAAAGTCGAGGCGAGGCTTGGCGGAACAATGGGAAAAGTAGCTATCCTGGATGCCGGACTTGAAAACATTATAAATATAAGTCAGCACCAGAAGCCAAGTGCCTGCATTGAATCGCTTTTCGAAACCTCAGACCTTGTATGTCTCCTGAACCGTGGAAAAACTATTGAAACCGGGAAGGTGTTTGGAAAAATGGTTGCTGTCCGGCTTAGAGAGCCGGAAATAAAACCTATTATCCAGATCGAAAGCCCGGAAAGTACCGATGGAATTCTGATACCTCTTAATAAAAAAGCCGGAGAATATGGAGAATATCTTGAGAAGCTTTCTGAAATCCTGAGGCTTCCTATGGAAAGTCCTTTGTCCCTTCAAAGTTCGAGAGTTCAAAATTCTGTTCTTGTAGAAAAGTGTCCGGGAACAGGCAAAATCCAGGTTATACGCAAGCTTTCAGGCGTTTTTCCCGGAGAAAATATTCTGGTAAACGGAACCGTGATTGGAAAAGCCTTTTCTTCCAAAGTAAGCATAATCTCAGAAAACGGCTTTATTGTCGCAATCGAAGGGGGAGAAATAAAAGAACATGGGCTCGAAAAACTTCATAATTATGAAAAAAGAGACCCTGTTGACCTTGCAAAAGCCTGGGTAAAAAGTGGCGACCTGAGAAGAAGCAATTTCTCTCCCCTGCAAGGCCGGAAACTAAACGTTCGCGGCCAGAATTCTGGTTTTTCTTCCAGGCCAGCCGCAGGAAGAGTCGTACTTATAGACCATGCTGCGGAAGATACTTTTGAGCTGGCTGTCGATGCTGAACTTGTAGTTACCGTGGGAGATGACACCACAACAATAGCAGGCGACATTCTCTTCAGGCTTGGAATCCCAATTTTAGGGATCACGGACGGAGATTGTGACAGGCTTGCTTGCCAAACGGCCATTTTTCCAGGTTCTATTGTGCTCAGGCTGGCAGCGGGAAATGACGATATTCTGGGTAAAAAACTGAAGCAGAAACTGCTAGGTGGAGAAAATTCTGCGGTTTTAGAGGATGTGTATGCTTTTAAAGAAGATGTGCTGAAACTTGCAGAGCCCTTGATTGAAGCTGTTTTTGAATACTGA